One Lacticaseibacillus rhamnosus genomic window carries:
- a CDS encoding CvfB family protein translates to MKFNGQVVTAQVMDHNEKEVFAQYEGVTLAIDRLELPTLPEIGSQLKGLAYENKHGQARLTTKLPKVGRDHYAFAPVVEVRRDLGVFVDIGLPDKDIVVSEDQLPELSRLWPQRGDRLMIALTIDKKDRLWGNLADETIIRAVANRAKPDQMNADVTATAYRLKMAGTRVLTDDFYLGFIHPSERDVEPRLGQVLHARVIGVSDQGELNLSLKPRAYQAIGDDAAMILAVLQHDPAGKIAYTDKSDPAVIKQVFGISKGAFKRALGHLLKAGLIKEEAGYTVLLDSNSQPSQEA, encoded by the coding sequence ATGAAATTTAATGGTCAAGTCGTCACCGCACAAGTGATGGATCACAATGAAAAAGAAGTGTTTGCCCAATATGAGGGTGTAACTTTAGCAATCGACCGGCTTGAACTGCCGACGCTACCAGAAATCGGTAGTCAACTTAAAGGCCTTGCGTATGAAAATAAACATGGTCAGGCACGATTGACGACCAAGCTGCCTAAGGTGGGTCGCGATCACTACGCTTTTGCTCCGGTTGTTGAAGTTCGCCGAGATTTAGGCGTCTTTGTCGATATCGGGTTACCGGATAAGGATATCGTGGTTAGTGAAGATCAGCTGCCGGAATTAAGTCGTTTATGGCCTCAGCGCGGCGATCGTCTCATGATCGCGCTGACAATTGATAAGAAGGATCGGTTGTGGGGGAACCTAGCTGATGAAACGATTATTCGTGCCGTTGCCAATCGTGCGAAACCGGACCAAATGAATGCTGATGTCACGGCAACTGCCTATCGTTTGAAAATGGCAGGAACCCGGGTATTGACAGATGACTTTTATCTTGGTTTTATTCATCCAAGTGAGCGCGATGTTGAACCACGGCTAGGACAGGTCCTGCATGCCCGCGTCATTGGCGTGAGTGACCAAGGCGAATTGAACCTGTCATTAAAGCCGCGTGCTTATCAAGCGATTGGTGACGATGCTGCTATGATTCTAGCCGTTTTGCAACATGATCCGGCAGGCAAGATTGCCTATACCGATAAAAGTGATCCAGCTGTCATCAAGCAGGTTTTCGGCATCAGCAAAGGCGCATTTAAGCGAGCACTAGGTCATTTACTGAAGGCGGGCTTGATCAAAGAAGAAGCCGGTTACACGGTTTTATTAGATTCGAATAGTCAACCATCTCAGGAGGCATAG
- the xerD gene encoding site-specific tyrosine recombinase XerD — protein MHGLIADFIHYLDVERGLARTTQVSYQQDLTTFMAWLSDQKQTTFPEDFGVIQAFLKHQNDTKAPASVSRMISALRKFYRFLLREGAIKSDPMTKIDTPKKAQHLPATLSGTEIDALMAKPDTTKPLGLRDRAIFELMYATGLRVSEVVGLRLDQLHLAMNLLQVTGKGDKERLVPISPQAADWVNRYLQESRPRLIKHQQPKAVFVNFHGHALTRQAIWKNLKAYIASVGIEKDVTPHTLRHSFATRLLENGADLRVVQELLGHSDISTTQIYTHLSNQHLVAVYHKTHPRG, from the coding sequence ATGCATGGGTTGATTGCTGATTTTATTCATTATCTGGATGTTGAGCGCGGGCTGGCCCGAACAACGCAGGTCAGCTATCAGCAGGATTTAACCACCTTTATGGCTTGGTTAAGCGACCAAAAGCAAACAACTTTTCCCGAAGATTTTGGGGTTATTCAGGCGTTCTTAAAGCATCAAAATGATACCAAAGCGCCTGCATCAGTCAGTCGAATGATTTCGGCGTTACGCAAGTTTTACCGGTTCTTGTTACGCGAAGGCGCCATTAAGTCTGACCCGATGACCAAAATCGATACCCCTAAAAAAGCACAACATTTACCGGCCACATTATCAGGGACGGAAATTGATGCTTTGATGGCAAAGCCGGATACCACTAAGCCGTTGGGATTGCGTGATCGCGCTATTTTTGAGCTGATGTATGCGACTGGCTTGCGGGTATCGGAAGTTGTCGGATTGCGATTGGATCAGTTACATTTAGCAATGAACTTGCTTCAGGTTACCGGAAAAGGCGATAAGGAGCGACTGGTTCCAATCAGTCCCCAAGCAGCCGATTGGGTTAACCGGTATTTGCAGGAATCCCGTCCGCGTTTGATCAAACACCAGCAACCCAAGGCAGTGTTCGTCAACTTTCATGGTCATGCGCTCACCCGTCAAGCAATTTGGAAGAATCTGAAAGCCTATATTGCAAGTGTTGGCATTGAAAAGGATGTAACACCGCATACGTTACGGCACAGTTTTGCCACGCGTCTGTTGGAAAATGGCGCCGATTTACGGGTGGTTCAGGAGTTACTGGGGCATAGTGATATTAGTACCACCCAAATCTATACACATCTGAGTAATCAGCATCTAGTGGCGGTTTATCATAAAACCCATCCTCGTGGCTAA
- a CDS encoding segregation and condensation protein A → MALTLVLNDFSGPLDLLWHLIRTNEVDIYDIPIAEITTQYLDYLHQMQDLALDVAGDYFVMAANLMVLKSRLLLPQPEPETTAPDEPTDPRADLVAQLLTYQVYQEAAKDLKQREAKRAQAFAKPTTLPDEKMAVPLAPGTVKLIDLQAAMARVMKAQQAARQTIAHIETEPVSVEKRIGEVLRALQQDGQCLFADLLAVNSVEQVVTTFLALLELMKNDQVICEQDAPFDPITVTLKEAA, encoded by the coding sequence ATGGCACTGACACTCGTGCTGAATGATTTCTCCGGGCCGTTGGACTTGCTTTGGCATTTGATTCGGACTAACGAAGTCGATATTTATGATATTCCAATCGCCGAGATCACCACCCAGTACCTTGACTACCTGCACCAAATGCAGGATTTAGCACTGGACGTGGCCGGCGATTATTTTGTCATGGCCGCTAATTTGATGGTCTTAAAAAGCCGGCTATTGTTGCCACAACCGGAACCGGAAACAACCGCGCCGGATGAGCCGACTGATCCGCGAGCTGACTTAGTGGCGCAGTTGTTGACTTATCAGGTGTATCAGGAAGCGGCAAAGGATTTAAAGCAACGTGAAGCCAAGCGTGCCCAGGCTTTTGCCAAGCCAACAACTTTGCCGGATGAAAAGATGGCGGTTCCGCTTGCTCCAGGAACGGTCAAACTAATTGATCTTCAAGCGGCGATGGCGCGGGTCATGAAGGCCCAACAGGCGGCGCGGCAAACGATTGCCCACATCGAAACGGAACCGGTCTCGGTAGAAAAACGCATCGGCGAAGTTTTGCGTGCCTTGCAACAAGATGGTCAATGTTTATTTGCGGATTTATTAGCAGTCAACTCGGTGGAACAGGTCGTGACGACTTTTTTGGCCTTGTTGGAACTGATGAAGAATGATCAGGTGATTTGTGAACAAGATGCGCCATTTGATCCGATCACGGTGACATTGAAGGAGGCTGCTTGA
- the scpB gene encoding SMC-Scp complex subunit ScpB — MEPVLEAILYTAGESGVTLGELASILEISESAMRQQLEAYQQRLAADDQRGLQVQQFADRYYLLTKPAFVSAIKKYFAGPPAAGLSQAALEVLAIIAYQQPITRIEIDEIRGVQSSGALTTLASRQLIKEAGRKEAPGRPILYATTQFFLDYFGLNQLADLPPLADAPEDTGEVDLFTAFRDDDQSQTAEDDKKMEQNQQHDNQK; from the coding sequence ATGGAGCCGGTATTAGAGGCAATCTTATATACGGCTGGTGAAAGCGGTGTGACGCTTGGTGAACTTGCCAGTATCTTGGAAATCAGTGAAAGTGCCATGCGCCAACAACTGGAGGCATATCAACAACGATTGGCCGCAGACGACCAGCGCGGATTACAAGTACAACAGTTTGCCGATCGGTATTACCTACTGACCAAACCGGCCTTTGTATCCGCGATTAAAAAATATTTTGCGGGGCCACCCGCTGCCGGTCTATCCCAGGCAGCATTGGAGGTGTTGGCCATTATTGCGTATCAGCAACCGATTACCCGGATAGAAATCGATGAAATTCGCGGCGTTCAGAGCTCCGGTGCGCTTACAACCTTAGCATCGCGACAACTGATTAAAGAAGCAGGGCGCAAAGAAGCACCGGGGCGTCCGATTCTATATGCCACCACCCAGTTTTTCCTGGATTATTTTGGCCTCAATCAATTGGCCGACTTGCCGCCACTAGCCGATGCACCTGAGGATACAGGAGAAGTCGATCTCTTTACGGCATTTCGCGATGATGATCAGTCACAAACGGCTGAAGATGATAAGAAAATGGAGCAAAACCAACAACATGACAACCAAAAATGA
- a CDS encoding pseudouridine synthase produces the protein MTTKNERLQKVIANAGIASRRHAETLIASGHVKVNGHVTTEMGIKIGPHDTVEVDGVPIGKEAKRYFLFYKPRGVISAVEDNKGRKVVTDYFEDVQERLYPVGRLDYDTSGLLVMTNDGELANHLMHPRYALEKKYVAKVEGIPNRPALAPLKTGVSIDGKMTAPAKVEILSTDKAKKTAIVALTIHQGMNHQVKKMFKAVGFPVIKLSREAYGNLTLAGLQPGEHRPIKPQELHDLRQLTGEQEEAH, from the coding sequence ATGACAACCAAAAATGAACGACTGCAAAAAGTCATTGCCAACGCCGGTATTGCATCACGGCGACATGCAGAAACACTCATCGCATCTGGCCACGTTAAAGTTAACGGTCACGTTACGACAGAAATGGGCATCAAGATCGGACCGCATGATACCGTTGAAGTAGATGGGGTGCCAATCGGGAAGGAAGCCAAGCGCTATTTCCTGTTCTATAAACCACGTGGCGTTATTAGTGCTGTCGAAGATAATAAAGGGCGCAAAGTTGTGACTGATTATTTCGAGGACGTTCAGGAACGTCTTTATCCAGTAGGCCGACTGGATTACGATACGAGCGGTTTGCTAGTCATGACCAATGATGGCGAATTGGCCAACCATCTCATGCATCCGCGCTATGCCCTGGAAAAGAAATATGTTGCCAAGGTTGAAGGAATCCCTAACCGACCGGCGCTAGCACCACTTAAGACCGGTGTTTCAATTGATGGTAAAATGACGGCACCGGCAAAGGTCGAAATTTTATCAACTGATAAGGCTAAGAAAACCGCAATTGTGGCCTTAACCATTCACCAAGGTATGAATCATCAGGTAAAAAAGATGTTTAAAGCAGTTGGTTTTCCAGTGATCAAACTTTCTCGTGAAGCGTATGGTAATCTGACCTTGGCCGGATTGCAGCCAGGGGAACACCGGCCAATCAAACCTCAGGAGCTTCATGATCTCCGCCAATTAACCGGTGAGCAAGAAGAAGCACATTAA
- a CDS encoding ECF transporter S component: MASRSKVHRLVGIALLAAIGYVLMMFSFPIIPAFPFLKLDLSDLVVLLGGLLYVPVGGIAVAFVRSLVHFALTGGGVVNLIGDLAAFIASVGFLLPVVYTIRGKHRIWRQIEGLVLGTLSLTVVMSVLNWLVITPMYMAVFNFNLGMSLTKYVLIGVVPFNLIKGVVISVAFFAIAKALAPWLARQEMQMSH; the protein is encoded by the coding sequence ATGGCAAGTCGTTCTAAGGTTCATCGTTTGGTGGGCATTGCGCTTTTGGCGGCAATCGGGTATGTGCTGATGATGTTTTCATTCCCGATTATTCCGGCCTTTCCCTTTTTAAAGTTGGATTTGTCTGACTTGGTTGTTCTTTTAGGGGGATTGCTTTATGTTCCTGTTGGCGGGATTGCTGTTGCGTTTGTTCGGAGCTTGGTTCACTTCGCTTTAACTGGCGGTGGTGTTGTTAACCTGATTGGTGATTTGGCCGCCTTTATTGCCAGTGTCGGCTTCTTGTTACCGGTCGTTTATACGATTCGCGGTAAGCATCGGATTTGGCGGCAGATTGAAGGGCTGGTTTTAGGGACCTTGAGTTTGACAGTTGTGATGAGCGTGCTGAACTGGCTGGTGATCACCCCGATGTATATGGCTGTCTTCAATTTCAATTTAGGGATGTCTTTGACTAAATATGTTCTAATTGGGGTTGTGCCATTTAACTTAATCAAAGGCGTCGTCATTTCAGTTGCCTTCTTTGCAATTGCAAAGGCACTGGCTCCATGGTTAGCACGTCAGGAAATGCAAATGAGCCATTAA
- a CDS encoding ferredoxin codes for MALYGRVERPECIACGLCQMLAPALFDYDEAGIAYYKPDRNTGTKPLDDHAKIDFRLAYQRCPTHAIKRSDHPFNTAPFTPTKAE; via the coding sequence ATGGCATTATATGGCAGAGTGGAACGTCCCGAATGCATTGCTTGTGGATTGTGTCAAATGTTGGCACCAGCCTTGTTTGACTATGACGAAGCCGGTATTGCTTATTATAAGCCTGATCGCAACACAGGCACAAAACCCCTGGATGATCATGCAAAAATTGATTTTCGGCTTGCGTATCAGCGTTGCCCGACACATGCCATCAAACGCAGTGACCACCCGTTTAACACGGCTCCGTTTACGCCAACAAAAGCGGAATAA
- a CDS encoding helix-turn-helix domain-containing protein: MLTDLAIQFFDTQPRRERAVFGLLAGKKTISNLYAALTHQQLQWLQLYPSLSKELFLQTVAQLKMHGQLTTTETGLVLTAKGQQFQRQAAKRVPLPTYYQPWMHLSKFAPRFFLAIQVLSEASYHSQAYRPISTDWANQQAVKRWYRQLNIESAIADLIALFERLPPQLADILAANLIGHEYAGQAQPPTLSARFRRINALAALVNEIAGIKDEGNPWYELWGGPQDLVTRPARYSLQQVQAGVGLKAIASKSHRKLSTVKEHLLLAAIMGESLPVEQLIPQPIHQALDQIDHWQDHQVLLDAVPASDFFQVRLFQILKLQGRWSRVAT; this comes from the coding sequence TTGTTGACAGACTTGGCCATTCAATTTTTTGATACCCAGCCACGGCGAGAGCGAGCTGTATTCGGCCTGTTAGCCGGTAAGAAAACCATTTCAAATCTCTATGCCGCTTTAACCCACCAGCAATTGCAATGGCTGCAGCTTTATCCAAGCCTGTCTAAAGAGTTGTTTTTACAGACAGTGGCGCAGTTAAAAATGCATGGTCAGTTAACAACGACAGAAACCGGGTTGGTGTTAACCGCAAAGGGCCAACAGTTTCAGCGTCAAGCGGCAAAGCGGGTGCCATTACCGACCTACTATCAGCCGTGGATGCACCTGTCAAAATTTGCGCCGCGGTTCTTTTTGGCCATTCAGGTTTTGTCAGAAGCCAGTTACCACTCACAGGCATATCGTCCGATTAGTACCGATTGGGCGAATCAGCAAGCGGTTAAACGCTGGTATCGCCAACTGAATATCGAGTCTGCGATTGCTGATCTGATTGCGCTTTTTGAACGGTTGCCGCCGCAGTTAGCCGACATACTTGCGGCTAATCTAATTGGTCACGAGTACGCTGGTCAAGCGCAGCCGCCTACTTTAAGCGCGCGTTTCCGCCGCATTAATGCTTTGGCAGCCTTAGTTAACGAGATTGCGGGAATTAAGGATGAAGGCAATCCGTGGTACGAGTTATGGGGCGGCCCGCAAGATCTGGTGACGCGTCCGGCACGTTATAGTTTACAGCAAGTCCAAGCCGGTGTTGGCTTAAAGGCAATTGCAAGTAAAAGTCACCGTAAACTGAGTACCGTGAAAGAGCATTTGCTGCTGGCGGCTATCATGGGAGAGTCGCTTCCGGTCGAACAATTGATTCCGCAACCGATCCATCAAGCATTGGATCAGATCGATCATTGGCAGGATCATCAAGTCTTATTGGATGCTGTTCCAGCTAGTGACTTCTTTCAGGTACGCTTGTTTCAAATCTTGAAATTGCAAGGGAGATGGTCGCGTGTCGCAACTTGA
- a CDS encoding RecQ family ATP-dependent DNA helicase — protein MSQLETALAQHFGFKQFRPGQKAIIESVLSGRDTLGILPTGSGKSLCYQLPTLINHKPTLIVEPLIALMHDQVGRLQAAGEKRVLALSGQIAPPQFAQILAYLNVYRYLFISPEMLQRTDVMSALKQLDLGLLVIDEAHCISQWGPDFRPAYLQLGRVRAQLHVDAVLALTATAPNQVRSDILKQLAMQNPNTIADSVDRPNIFLGVEMCQNEQEKHQRLDQLLQANVGPTIIYCATRAAAENLATVLKNAGLKAAFYHAGLDSHQRDLIQRQFQFDQLQVICATSAFGMGIDKANVRLVVHLYVPESLEAYYQAIGRAGRDGAASLAAMIVTQDDLNRSRGLAGMLPDQTMIQTVFAHPDIYRDFDDPQINLIEAYIAAGFSLAQTQQQLQHRLAEKQTSFMAMAAFVNESGCRRAWLLKHFDSPSISHHAFCCGPVTAEVLEKLETANVSAQLPPKHWQAVFRQIFR, from the coding sequence GTGTCGCAACTTGAAACGGCCTTGGCGCAGCATTTTGGCTTTAAACAGTTTCGTCCCGGGCAAAAAGCCATTATCGAATCCGTTCTTAGTGGACGTGACACCTTAGGCATTTTACCCACCGGCAGCGGCAAATCACTTTGCTATCAATTGCCGACCTTAATTAACCATAAACCGACTTTAATTGTCGAACCACTGATTGCATTGATGCATGACCAAGTGGGACGGCTGCAGGCAGCGGGCGAAAAACGCGTTTTGGCATTATCCGGGCAAATTGCGCCGCCTCAGTTTGCTCAGATTTTAGCGTATTTGAACGTTTATCGCTATCTGTTTATTTCGCCTGAAATGCTACAGCGAACCGATGTTATGTCTGCGTTGAAGCAGCTGGACCTTGGGCTGCTGGTAATTGATGAGGCACATTGTATTTCACAGTGGGGACCGGATTTTCGTCCTGCCTATTTACAACTGGGGCGAGTTAGGGCGCAGTTGCACGTGGATGCCGTTTTAGCGTTAACAGCAACTGCACCGAATCAAGTCCGCAGCGATATTTTAAAGCAACTGGCAATGCAAAATCCGAATACAATTGCGGATTCAGTTGATCGGCCTAATATTTTTCTGGGCGTTGAGATGTGTCAAAATGAACAGGAGAAGCATCAGCGCCTAGATCAACTCTTGCAAGCCAATGTCGGACCAACGATTATTTATTGTGCCACTAGGGCAGCAGCGGAAAACTTGGCAACGGTGTTAAAGAACGCGGGATTGAAAGCCGCTTTTTACCATGCCGGGTTGGATTCACATCAACGTGATTTGATTCAACGTCAATTTCAATTTGATCAACTGCAAGTCATCTGTGCTACGAGCGCATTTGGTATGGGGATAGATAAGGCTAATGTGCGCTTAGTGGTTCATTTATATGTACCCGAGTCGCTTGAGGCCTATTATCAGGCAATCGGTCGGGCAGGGCGAGACGGCGCCGCGAGTCTGGCTGCAATGATTGTGACGCAAGACGACTTGAACCGAAGCCGGGGACTTGCGGGGATGCTGCCGGATCAAACGATGATCCAGACAGTTTTTGCCCATCCTGATATTTATCGCGATTTCGACGATCCTCAAATAAATCTGATCGAAGCCTATATTGCAGCCGGTTTTTCGCTGGCACAAACGCAACAACAATTGCAGCATCGGCTAGCAGAAAAGCAAACAAGTTTTATGGCCATGGCCGCATTTGTCAATGAATCCGGTTGTCGCCGGGCATGGTTACTCAAGCACTTTGATTCACCGTCCATTTCACATCATGCCTTTTGTTGCGGGCCGGTGACGGCGGAAGTGCTAGAGAAGTTAGAGACAGCGAATGTATCGGCACAGCTTCCGCCTAAGCACTGGCAGGCAGTTTTTAGGCAAATCTTTAGATAA
- a CDS encoding LysM peptidoglycan-binding domain-containing protein, which yields MAEKDKNQHDNADQEQHQGEDANKPWETLFDDDRDDQGNLSRVATRKKRQGSSKLTWILAILLILAVLAPIIYYKVMDNQGSSGGNLSNDKVVIQSAKKTSHSSKTKKSAKSSKTSKTSKTSAKEASSSQQATSAQASSQVSQAPSASQNQEQASASAAPSQASTAGNSYTVKSGDNLYRIAVNHNMTLDELLQLNGLSANSGITPGTVLKVK from the coding sequence ATGGCGGAAAAAGATAAAAACCAACATGATAACGCGGATCAAGAACAACATCAGGGTGAGGATGCCAATAAGCCTTGGGAAACCCTTTTCGATGACGACCGTGACGATCAGGGCAATTTAAGCCGAGTCGCCACCCGTAAGAAGCGGCAAGGTAGTTCGAAGCTGACTTGGATATTGGCTATTTTGCTGATACTGGCAGTTTTAGCACCGATTATTTATTATAAAGTCATGGATAATCAAGGAAGCAGCGGTGGCAACCTGTCAAATGACAAGGTTGTGATTCAAAGCGCCAAAAAGACCAGTCATTCATCCAAGACCAAGAAATCCGCCAAGTCTTCCAAAACGTCTAAGACTTCTAAGACTTCTGCAAAGGAAGCCTCAAGTAGCCAACAGGCAACATCTGCGCAAGCGAGCTCACAGGTTAGTCAAGCACCCAGCGCCTCCCAAAACCAGGAGCAGGCAAGCGCGTCAGCAGCACCAAGTCAGGCCAGTACGGCTGGCAACTCCTATACGGTCAAGTCAGGCGACAATCTTTATCGGATTGCGGTTAACCACAACATGACGTTGGACGAGTTGTTACAGTTAAACGGTCTTAGTGCCAACTCCGGAATCACACCGGGAACCGTTTTAAAAGTGAAATAA
- the cmk gene encoding (d)CMP kinase yields the protein MQIAIDGPASAGKSTIAKLVAKKLGYIYCDTGAMYRTVTYMALKDQLPLDDETTILQHLSQLQIRFAPGDPEQRVFMNDEDVTLAIREPDVTNNVSQVAALPGVRTELVERQRDIAAKHDIVMDGRDIGTTVLPHAALKIFMVASVSERANRRYKENVQKGIKTPLATLEAEIAERDRKDSQRKVSPLRQAADAIRIDTTSMTIEEVVAKILALVAEKKQAD from the coding sequence ATGCAGATTGCGATTGACGGCCCTGCAAGTGCCGGCAAAAGTACGATCGCGAAACTTGTGGCAAAAAAATTAGGTTATATTTATTGCGATACTGGTGCGATGTATCGGACTGTTACTTATATGGCGCTTAAAGATCAGTTGCCATTGGATGATGAAACGACCATTTTACAGCATTTGAGTCAGCTGCAGATCCGGTTTGCGCCTGGCGATCCAGAACAACGTGTTTTTATGAATGATGAAGATGTGACGTTGGCAATTCGTGAACCGGACGTGACAAATAATGTTTCTCAAGTTGCTGCTTTGCCAGGTGTCCGAACTGAATTGGTTGAGCGGCAGCGGGATATTGCTGCAAAACATGATATTGTGATGGATGGCCGCGATATTGGAACAACCGTCTTACCGCATGCGGCACTGAAAATCTTTATGGTAGCTTCGGTGTCGGAACGCGCAAACCGCCGCTACAAGGAAAACGTTCAAAAGGGAATTAAAACGCCACTTGCCACGCTGGAAGCGGAAATTGCTGAGCGTGACCGCAAAGATTCCCAGCGGAAGGTTTCACCGTTACGTCAAGCTGCCGATGCCATTCGTATCGACACAACGAGTATGACAATTGAAGAAGTTGTCGCGAAGATATTAGCATTGGTTGCAGAAAAGAAGCAGGCAGATTGA
- the rpsA gene encoding 30S ribosomal protein S1 translates to MSDNNVNENTETMADALKSVTTVKIGDTVKADVLAVEDKQLIVGIEGTGVEGVVPIKELSTQPIDDIHDVAKVGDKLDLVVLSTVGKDKENGQFLLSKRRLEAQKVWKEIQAKYEAGETITAPVTSVVKGGLVVNAGVRGFVPASMVEDHFVEDLNQYKGKELEFKIIEIEPSENRLILSHRAIVEASKAEARKEIFAKIQPGDVVEGKVARLTNFGAFVDLGGVDGLVHVSEISFDHVDKPSDVLKVGQEIKVKVLNVDPDRNRISLSIKATLPQPWDDIEEKAPAGSVLTGTVKRLTTFGAFVEVFPGVEGLVHISQISHEHVATPADVLKEGQEVKVKVLSVDPDAHRLALSIKALQDRPAGSSDASEGHEGGNNGNQERRRSSRPRRGNDRHQSSSIPAEYQQDDSGFSLGDILGDALKDAAKGNDDQDDNK, encoded by the coding sequence ATGAGTGATAATAACGTTAATGAGAACACCGAAACAATGGCGGACGCCCTTAAGAGTGTCACCACAGTAAAGATTGGTGACACTGTTAAAGCAGATGTCCTTGCTGTTGAAGATAAACAATTGATCGTTGGGATCGAAGGAACAGGCGTTGAAGGCGTGGTCCCGATCAAGGAGTTATCAACTCAGCCAATCGATGACATTCACGATGTTGCCAAAGTTGGCGACAAACTTGATTTAGTTGTGCTTTCAACGGTTGGCAAAGATAAAGAAAATGGTCAGTTCCTACTGTCCAAGCGCCGTCTGGAAGCACAGAAGGTTTGGAAAGAAATCCAAGCTAAATACGAAGCCGGCGAAACCATTACCGCACCGGTTACCAGTGTGGTTAAAGGTGGTTTGGTTGTTAACGCAGGTGTCCGTGGATTCGTTCCGGCATCCATGGTTGAAGATCACTTCGTTGAAGATCTCAATCAATACAAGGGCAAAGAGCTCGAATTTAAGATTATTGAAATTGAACCTAGTGAGAACCGTTTGATTCTTTCTCATCGGGCAATTGTTGAAGCAAGCAAAGCCGAAGCACGCAAAGAAATCTTTGCAAAAATTCAGCCTGGTGATGTTGTTGAAGGCAAGGTTGCTCGTTTGACCAACTTTGGTGCCTTTGTTGATCTTGGCGGTGTTGATGGTTTGGTTCATGTTTCTGAAATTTCATTTGACCATGTTGATAAGCCAAGTGATGTTTTGAAAGTGGGACAAGAGATTAAGGTTAAGGTTTTGAATGTTGATCCTGACCGTAACCGTATTTCCCTTTCGATCAAGGCAACCTTGCCACAACCATGGGATGACATCGAAGAAAAAGCGCCTGCTGGCTCGGTTTTGACCGGTACCGTTAAGCGTTTGACAACTTTTGGTGCTTTTGTCGAAGTATTCCCTGGGGTTGAAGGACTCGTTCATATTTCCCAGATTTCCCATGAACATGTTGCGACCCCGGCAGATGTTTTGAAAGAAGGCCAAGAAGTTAAGGTCAAGGTGCTTTCGGTTGATCCGGATGCTCATCGTCTGGCATTGTCCATCAAAGCCTTGCAGGATCGTCCAGCTGGTTCCAGCGATGCGTCCGAGGGTCACGAAGGCGGCAATAACGGCAATCAGGAACGTCGGCGTTCATCACGTCCTCGTCGTGGTAACGATCGCCATCAGTCAAGCTCGATCCCTGCTGAATATCAGCAAGATGATTCTGGCTTCTCACTCGGCGATATCCTTGGCGATGCGTTGAAAGATGCCGCTAAAGGTAACGATGATCAGGATGATAACAAGTAA